In Nocardia sp. NBC_01327, the genomic stretch GGGTCATATCACCGACTGGAAGACCGAACTCGCCCCGCACTACGACCAGGCCAAACGCATGCTGGGCGTAACGGTCAACCCGGCCACCACGCCCACCGACCGCGTCCTGCTCGAGGTCGCCGAGGAGATGGGCATTGCCGGCACCTATCAGCGCACACCCGTCGGCGTTTTCTTCGGCGGACCCGGCCGCCGGCCCGGTGAGGACGTCCCCGATCCCTTCTTCGGTGGCGTCGGGCCCGCGCGTCGCACCTGCACCCACTGCGGTGAATGCATGACCGGCTGCCGCCACAATGCCAAGAACACCCTGGTCAAGAACTATCTGTATCTCGCCGAAAAGGCCGGCGCCGCAGTGCATCCGCTGACCACCGTCACCGATGTGCGCCCGCTGTCCGGTGGCGGATACGCCATCGAAACGGTCCGCACCGGTCGCTGGATGCGCAAGCAGCGCCGTGAATTCACCGCCGAGCAGGTGATTTTCGCGGCGGCCTCGCTGGGCACCCAGCGGCTGCTGCACCGGCTCCGCGACGGCGGTTCGCTGCCGAATATCTCCGCGCGCCTCGGCTATCTCTCGCGCACCAATTCCGAAGAGCTGCTGTCGATTCGCAGCCGAGACAGGGGCAGCGACTTCACCAGGGGCGTGGCGATCACGTCCTCGATCCATCCCGATGCCGACACCCACATCGAGCCGGTCCGCTACGGCAAGGGCAGCAATGTCCTCGCACTCATGACCACGGCCATGGTCAGCGGTGAACCGCCGCGCGGCCGGGCCTGGTTGCGCGAGCTGGCGCGCAATCGCCGCGATCTGCTGAAGATGCACACTCCGCGGCGCTGGTCCGAGGAGATGATCGGCCTGCTGGTCATGCAATCGGTCGACAACTCGATCACGACCGTCACCAAGAAGGGCCTTTTCGGTCGCCGCATGACCACCAAACAGGGTGAGGGCGAACCGAATCCGACCTGGATTCCCTCCGGCCACGAGGTGGGCCGCCGCGTCGCCGCCAAGATCAACGGCTTCCCCACCGGGTCCGCCAGCAGCAGCATTTTCAATATCCCGATGACCGGTCACTTCCTGGGCGGTTGTGCCATAGGCGATTCGGCCGAGACCGGTGTGGTCGACGCGTACCACCGGCTCTACGGGTATCCGGGGCTGCACGTCATCGACGGGTCCACCATCTCCGCGAATCTGGGTGTGAACCCCTCGCTCACCATCACGGCCCAGGCCGAACGGGCAGTCTCGCTCTGGCCGAACAAGGGCGACGCCGATCAGCGCCCCGACCCGGGCGCGGCGTATCGGCGCCTCGCCCCGATCGCGCCCCGCAGCCCGGTCGTACCCGCCAGTGCCCCTGCGGCCCTGCGGCTTTCGCTGACCGTGATCGAATCTCAGAAAAACTGTTGACGCGACACCCACCCGTACTGTTACTCTCTTGGAGTCCGTGACACACGCAAGGAGGTGAGACCCATGAACGCAGTAACAGTTGGGTGCTCCCTTCTCCGTTCACGGACGGTCGGTTGACATTGGTGTCGCCGGGAGCGCCGATAGGCCCTCCCGAAAGGCAATGCCATGAACCACAACACCATTCAGTTCACCGCTCAGACGTCCTCCAATGGCGTGCTGGAGCGTTCCTTCACACTCGGTGACATCACCGGTGTGCTCTTCTCGCCCGAATCCGGCTCCGTCGAGGGTGCCCCGCTGCTCCTGAGCGGTCACAGCGGCGGTATGCACAAGCGTGCGCCGGGACTGGTGGCCAGTGCGCAGCACGTGGTGACCAGCAAGGGCTACACCGTCGCGGCCATCGATGCGCCCGGTCACGGTGACCGTCCGCGAAACGCCCGGGACCAGCAGTGGGTCGATGCGCTCCATGCCGCCCGGGCGGCAGGTGAGTCGATGGATCCGATCATCACCGACTACAACATCTCGCTGGCCGAGCGGGCCGTGCCGGAATGGCAGGCGACCATCGACGCCCTGCAGGCCCTGCCCGAGATCGGCGCCGGGGCGCCGATCGGCTACGGCGGCACCACCCTCGGTGTCGCGATCGGTCTGATGCTGACCATCGCCGAGCCGCGGATCACCGCCGCGGTCTTCGGTCCGGTCCTGGCATATCAGGCCCTGATCGATGCCGCGCCGCAGCTCACGCTCCCGGTCGAGTTCACGATCGCCTGGGACGACGAGGAAATCGGCCGGGAACGCGGCCTGGAACTGTTCGATGCCGTCGGTTCCACGGACAAGGCGCTGCACATCTATCCGGGCAGGCATCAGCGGATGGCCACCTTCATGGCCGACAATCACGCGCGCTTCTTCGAGAAGCACCTCGGGC encodes the following:
- a CDS encoding dienelactone hydrolase family protein; its protein translation is MQFTAQTSSNGVLERSFTLGDITGVLFSPESGSVEGAPLLLSGHSGGMHKRAPGLVASAQHVVTSKGYTVAAIDAPGHGDRPRNARDQQWVDALHAARAAGESMDPIITDYNISLAERAVPEWQATIDALQALPEIGAGAPIGYGGTTLGVAIGLMLTIAEPRITAAVFGPVLAYQALIDAAPQLTLPVEFTIAWDDEEIGRERGLELFDAVGSTDKALHIYPGRHQRMATFMADNHARFFEKHLGRIAEPAI
- a CDS encoding GMC family oxidoreductase, whose product is MGFDYDVIVIGSGFGGSVSALRLTEKGYRVGVLEAGRRFADDEFAKTSWRARQFLWAPALGCFGIQRLTLLKDTFVMSGAGVGGGSLVYANTLYEPPEKFYGDRQWGHITDWKTELAPHYDQAKRMLGVTVNPATTPTDRVLLEVAEEMGIAGTYQRTPVGVFFGGPGRRPGEDVPDPFFGGVGPARRTCTHCGECMTGCRHNAKNTLVKNYLYLAEKAGAAVHPLTTVTDVRPLSGGGYAIETVRTGRWMRKQRREFTAEQVIFAAASLGTQRLLHRLRDGGSLPNISARLGYLSRTNSEELLSIRSRDRGSDFTRGVAITSSIHPDADTHIEPVRYGKGSNVLALMTTAMVSGEPPRGRAWLRELARNRRDLLKMHTPRRWSEEMIGLLVMQSVDNSITTVTKKGLFGRRMTTKQGEGEPNPTWIPSGHEVGRRVAAKINGFPTGSASSSIFNIPMTGHFLGGCAIGDSAETGVVDAYHRLYGYPGLHVIDGSTISANLGVNPSLTITAQAERAVSLWPNKGDADQRPDPGAAYRRLAPIAPRSPVVPASAPAALRLSLTVIESQKNC